Proteins from a genomic interval of Zingiber officinale cultivar Zhangliang chromosome 1B, Zo_v1.1, whole genome shotgun sequence:
- the LOC121978757 gene encoding 50S ribosomal protein L12, chloroplastic-like — protein sequence MAATLTSALSLVAYYSAPSTASSSPESPSKALKFAAQSFPRRGCRRATFVRPPAAVSPKIEEIGTIISNLTLEEARSLVDHLQDRLGVSAAAFAPAAVAVAPGAATDAAAGGEAAVEEKTEFDVVIEEVPSNARIATIKVVRALTNLPLKEAKDLIEGLPKKFKEGASKEEAEEAKKQLEEVGAKVSIV from the coding sequence ATGGCGGCCACGCTCACCTCCGCTCTCTCCCTCGTTGCCTACTACTCCGCCCCATCCACCGCCTCCTCCTCGCCCGAATCCCCTTCCAAGGCCCTAAAGTTCGCTGCCCAGTCATTCCCCCGTCGCGGCTGCCGCCGCGCCACCTTCGTCCGCCCGCCTGCTGCGGTCTCTCCAAAGATCGAAGAGATCGGCACCATCATCTCCAACCTCACACTGGAGGAAGCCCGCAGCCTCGTCGACCACCTCCAGGACCGTCTCGGCGTCTCTGCCGCCGCCTTCGCGCCCGCCGCTGTTGCCGTTGCTCCCGGAGCCGCCACTGACGCGGCCGCCGGAGGAGAGGCGGCGGTAGAGGAAAAGACCGAGTTCGACGTGGTCATCGAGGAGGTCCCAAGCAACGCCAGGATCGCCACcatcaaggtggtccgggcgctgaCGAACCTGCCCCTCAAGGAGGCCAAGGACTTGATCGAGGGGCTTCCGAAGAAGTTCAAGGAGGGCGCATCAAAGGAGGAGGCAGAAGAGGCCAAGAAGCAGCTCGAGGAGGTTGGGGCAAAGGTCTCGATCGTATGA